The nucleotide window GCGCGCATCAGCGCAAGCTCTACTTGATCTTGAATATCCTCGATATGGAACGTGCCGCCAGCCGGCCGACTACGTAGCAGCGCGCGCACCACATGTTGCGTGAGCTGCGTGACTTGCTCACGCACGCGCGCGGAGACAGAGCCCTGCCCTCCGCCCACTGCCAAAAAAGCTTTAGTCATCGCAACTTCGACTTTAGAGGGCTCAAATCCCACCACGGCGCCATTGCGACGAATCACCTTATAGTCAGCTAAAGTGTCACTCTGCGCAGGCAAAGCCAGAGCAACATTTTGACTGGGTGGCAGGCCTGGGTGGTGAGCGGAACGATCCAGCGGCTCGTCCGCTCCGGTTGCGGTTTTATAAGCGGTAGTTTGCATCGGCAAAACTCCTAATCGATTGAATGAAAGCGCGGCAGAACCGCGGCTGAAAATAAGCAGCGGCCTTCAAAGCGATACGTCTTTGCATCTACGCATGAAGGCCGGAAAATACACAAAACACGGATCCAGCATGGATTAATACGGTGTTTAAACCATGAGTTGGCGCGCATTGCAGAGTGACTAGAATACAGATAAAACACAATATATAGTGTCAAGAAAAATCTGGAATACTAAGTATAGTGAATTTATTAGGCACTGGACACCATTTTATTTTTTATTTACGTCCTTGACTTTTTTAATTTGCGTCATCTAGCCAAATGAGCGATTCAATCTCATCCCCTGCTGCGCGCTAAGCTCGTCATTCTCTGTGCCGGGCTCACTTTCATCATGTGGTCAGCACCCATTTAACCGCTGATAAGGAAAATAGTCATCCGTCAGACCGCTCAAATCGCGTAAACACCGCCAATCAAAATGAGGTCCCGGATCCGTCTTGCGTCCTGGAGCAATATCTTCATGCCCGACCAGTGCGCCAATCGGGTAGCGGTCAATCAGTACTTTAACCAACTCCGCAAGCCTAGAATATTGGCTCTCTTCAAAAGGGACCGTATCGGATCCTTCAAGTTCAATCCCGATCGAAAAATCATTACATCGCTCGCGCCCAAAGAAATTAGACGAACCCGCGTGCCAGGCGCGATCCTCGCAGGAAACAAATTGCTGCAATGCGCCGTTACGCCGAATCAGAAAATGCGTAGATACGCACAAACCTCGTATCTTTTCATAATAAGGATGGGCCGCGAAATCAAGTCGATTGCAAAATAAATCCTCGATCTGCGATCCGCCAAATTCATCTGGCGGTAAGCTGATGTTGTGAATCACAATCAGCGTCGGCGTCATGCCAAGCGGCCGCTCATCAAAATTAGGCGAAACTTGCACATCCGTTATTTCAATCCAACCTTGCTCATTAACAATCAGCGGCGTATTCACGCATTGTCCTTTAGCATTGGGTTGAGTTTTATTCATGAACCATAAGCGCTTGAGTGGGCGCTGCCGCATCTGGGTTGGGCCACGAGTCCGCGCGCGCCATTGAGCAAACCCTCATCAACTATGCCACTCGGCGCGGCAATAGCACTTCAAATACAAAATGGCTTCCGACATAAGCCAATAAAAGTGTCACAAAGGCAGCTAAGATCCAACGTAATACGACACGACCACGCCAGCCATAAAATCTTCGGCCGATTAACATAACGCCAAACATGGCCCACGATAAACAGGCAAAAATCGTCTTATGATCAAAGCGCAAGGCGCGCTCAAAGAGCTGCTCACTAAAAAGAATACCTGACAGCAAAGTCAGCGTCAGCAGCACAAACCCGGCCCCCATTAAGCGAAATAATAATTTCTCAAGCGTCAGCAAAGGGGGCAATGAATCAAGCCAATTGCCAAACCAATTTTGTTGCGGCGCGGTGCAACGAAGCGGCGTGCCTGCTATACGATGCAATCTGCGCTCAACCAGCAGCATGAGCAATGCATGGAGCGCCATCAGGGCGAGCAAACCATAGGCAACATTCGCCATGACAAAATGCAATTTGAACAATGGCGTAGCTGCATAAGGCAATAAACGCACGCCACCAAATGCCAGCGGCAATAACGCGGCCAGACCGGCCAGCGGCAGCGCCAATAAAACCAAACCTTCTAGCTCAAAAAAGAAGCTTTCAAGCCAGTAAATACCCATGCCAAGCCATAACATGGCAGATACCGCAAAGGCAAAGCCAAAAATCATTGCATCGGACAAAAAGATCGTGGTGTATAGTAGCCCCCCATGCGCGCTTAATGCGCCTGCCAGCAATAGACGCTCGCAGCTCCAACGCGGCTGCGCTGGCAAGCTACTATATTCAGCGATACCCTTTTGACGCCAATGCTGGCGCCAAGCTACGGACGCGAGGCCGCCATAGAGCGCCGCTGTCAACACGTACAGTACAATAGTCATAACTTAAGTTTACCTGAGTCGCCCATTTCTCAAAAGTTGTTTGTAAATACTACCGTTCACCTTGCTTTTATGTTCGATACCCTCACTCAGCGCATGACGCGCATTGTTAAAACGCTGCGCGGCGAAGCCCGTTTAACCGAAGCAAATACCCAGCAAATGCTGCGCGAGGTGCGCCTGGCTTTACTTGAAGCCGACGTTGCATTGCCCGTAGTGCGCGCTTTAACCACCCGCATCAAAGAAAAAGCCCTGGGCGCCGAGGTGCTTGACAGCTTAACCCCAGGCCAAGCGTTAGTTGGCGTGGTGCAACGTGAACTCACGGCGATCATGGGCGGCGATGAGACCAACCAGACTAGCGAGTTGCAACTTGCCGTCAAACCGCCTGCAATCATTTTAATGGCCGGCTTACAAGGTGCGGGTAAAACCACTACTGTGGGTAAGCTAGCCAAGTTTTTACGCGAAAAACAGAAAAAAAAGGTTCTGACCGTTTCATGCGACATTTATCGACCTGCCGCCATGGCTCAGCTCAAAACCGTGACCGAACAAGCTCAGGCAGATTTTTTTTCAGCCCGACCTGAACAATCGGTACTTGAAATTGCGCAGGCTGCGCTCAATTGGGCGCAACACCACTATCACGATGTGCTCATCGTCGATACAGCGGGCCGCTTAGGCATTGATGAAGCAATGATGCAAGAAATCGCTGCTCTACATGCCGCTTTAAACCCTGCTGAAACCCTATTTGTGGTTGATGCCATGCTCGGGCAAGATGCGGTGAATACCGCTCAAGCTTTTAATACGACACTGCCGCTCACAGGCATTATTTTAACCAAACTCGATGGCGATGCGCGGGGTGGCGCAGCTTTATCCGTGCGTCATGTTACGGGTCGGCCGATTAAATTTGTCGGTGTTGGCGAAAAACTTGACGGCCTTGAGACTTTTCATCCAGATCGCATGGCGAGCCGGATTCTCGGCATGGGCGACCTATTTGCTTTGGTTGAGCAAGCCCAACATAAAGTGGATTTGCACGCTGCGCAACAGCTCGCCGATAAAGTTAGAAAAGGAAATTTCACCCTCGATGATTTTAAAGCACAGCTCTCGCAAATGAAAAATATGGGCGGCCTCTCATCGCTACTCGACAAATTGCCTGCGCAATTCCAAGCCACCAACAATCCACAGAAAATGAATCAAGCCGAAGGCCAAGTGCGCCGGATGGAAGGCATGATTAATGCGATGACCCCACTTGAACGCCGTAAGCCCGAGTTGCTTAAAGCGAGCCGCAAACGCCGCATCGCCACGGGTTCGGGAGTTCAAGTGCAAGAACTCAATCGAATGTTGGCGCAATACGATCAAATGCGCACTATGATGAAAAAGCTTAAGGGCGGTAACTTAGCGAGCATGATGCGCAATCTAAAGGGCATGCTGCCAGGAATGCGCTAAGCGCCAAGAACGTCTTGCACGCTAGCCTTGGGCGTTCAACCCAAAGCTAGCCTAGCTTCAAAGTTGGCGAATAAAAGTCCGCATTCCAGCCAATATCATTTCGACCGAAATCGCAATTAACACCAACCCCATCAAACGCTCCAACGCGATCACGGTACGCGCCCCCATCAGACGTTGAATCCGTTCAGCTAAAATCAACACAAACGCACAAGCCACCATGGTGACCGTCAGTGCGCCAATCCATTCGATGGTCTGTCCAGGCCCCTGAGAAGAGAGCAACATCACCGTCGCCATCGCAGAGGGTCCAGCCAGAGCGGGAATCGCGAGTGGCACAATCAGCGGTTCGCCCACCACCTCCAAATTCATCCGATCGTCTACTGCCGGAAAAACCATACGCAGCGCGATTAAAAACAAGATAATGCCGCCCGCCAATTGCAACGATATGTCCGTCAAATGCAGCAAACGCAAAAAGTGTTCGCCCAGCAGCAGAAAAATCAGCAACGTTATAAAAGCAATGGCAACTTCACGCAATACGACCCGCCCCCGTCGCTCAGTCGCAACATTGCGCAGCGCGTTAATAAAAATCGGAATATTGCCCAGCGGATCAACAATCAAAATCAATAAAATAGTCGCTGTCAAAAAATCATATTGCACAATCTTTTCCTTTTAATCTTTAAGTGCTGCTTGAATCTTAGCGGCGACAATGTCTGCTGCCGCTAAACTATCCAACAACGTCGATTGGGCCTCTCGCCGCCCTTGATATTCATACTGGTTCTCTTTAAGGCTACGCTCGCTAATCACCAGCCGGTGCGGCACGCCGATCAGCTCCCAATCAGCAAACATGACCCCTGGACGCTCGCCGCGATCGTCTAAAATGACGTCAATGCCCAGCTCAAACAACCTTGCATATAAGCTTTGCGCCGCCGCCCGCACCGCTTCGCTACGCTCATAGCCAATCGGGCAAATCACCACCTCAAACGGCGCCATCGCCTCCGGCCAGATAATGCCGCGCGCATCAGAATTTTGCTCAATGGCCGCGCCAAGAATGCGGGTAATGCCAATTCCATAACACCCCATCACTAAGGGCTGCGCTTTCCCCGCTTCATCCAGGTAGGTCGCACCCAACGCCTGTGAATAACGGGTGCCTAGCTGAAAAACGTGCCCTACCTCAATGCCCCGGCAAATGGCTAGCGCGCCCTTCCCATCTGGCGCAGGATCCCCCGCCACGACATTACGCAGGTCAGCCACCATCGGCTCTGGCAAATCACGCCCCCAATTCACTCCCGTTAAATGAAAGCCTGCGTCGTTCGCCCCAACGATAAAATCGCTCATCATAGCGACCGTCCGATCCGCCAATACCTTGACCGGCTTTTGCATACCAAGCGGCCCCAAATAGCCTGGCGTTGTGCCAAAGCATTCGATAATTTCCGACTCACTCGCCAAACGATAGCCTGTAGCGCCTGGCAGTTTGCTCAATTTCACTTCATTTAGGGTATGGTCACCACGCAATAGCAGCAACCAGATTTGCAGCGCCGCAGCGCGATTCTGGTTAGCGGTGGGCGGATTAGCCTCAGCCTGCGTGGGGGCATCAATCGCCAGCACAATCGATTTAACCGTACGCTCAAGCGGAACACCCAGCAGCGCTGCGACATTTTCACATTTTACTGCATCCGG belongs to Mycoavidus sp. B2-EB and includes:
- a CDS encoding MarC family protein, with translation MQYDFLTATILLILIVDPLGNIPIFINALRNVATERRGRVVLREVAIAFITLLIFLLLGEHFLRLLHLTDISLQLAGGIILFLIALRMVFPAVDDRMNLEVVGEPLIVPLAIPALAGPSAMATVMLLSSQGPGQTIEWIGALTVTMVACAFVLILAERIQRLMGARTVIALERLMGLVLIAISVEMILAGMRTFIRQL
- a CDS encoding inner membrane protein YpjD; translation: MTIVLYVLTAALYGGLASVAWRQHWRQKGIAEYSSLPAQPRWSCERLLLAGALSAHGGLLYTTIFLSDAMIFGFAFAVSAMLWLGMGIYWLESFFFELEGLVLLALPLAGLAALLPLAFGGVRLLPYAATPLFKLHFVMANVAYGLLALMALHALLMLLVERRLHRIAGTPLRCTAPQQNWFGNWLDSLPPLLTLEKLLFRLMGAGFVLLTLTLLSGILFSEQLFERALRFDHKTIFACLSWAMFGVMLIGRRFYGWRGRVVLRWILAAFVTLLLAYVGSHFVFEVLLPRRVA
- the ampD gene encoding 1,6-anhydro-N-acetylmuramyl-L-alanine amidase AmpD; its protein translation is MNKTQPNAKGQCVNTPLIVNEQGWIEITDVQVSPNFDERPLGMTPTLIVIHNISLPPDEFGGSQIEDLFCNRLDFAAHPYYEKIRGLCVSTHFLIRRNGALQQFVSCEDRAWHAGSSNFFGRERCNDFSIGIELEGSDTVPFEESQYSRLAELVKVLIDRYPIGALVGHEDIAPGRKTDPGPHFDWRCLRDLSGLTDDYFPYQRLNGC
- the ffh gene encoding signal recognition particle protein is translated as MFDTLTQRMTRIVKTLRGEARLTEANTQQMLREVRLALLEADVALPVVRALTTRIKEKALGAEVLDSLTPGQALVGVVQRELTAIMGGDETNQTSELQLAVKPPAIILMAGLQGAGKTTTVGKLAKFLREKQKKKVLTVSCDIYRPAAMAQLKTVTEQAQADFFSARPEQSVLEIAQAALNWAQHHYHDVLIVDTAGRLGIDEAMMQEIAALHAALNPAETLFVVDAMLGQDAVNTAQAFNTTLPLTGIILTKLDGDARGGAALSVRHVTGRPIKFVGVGEKLDGLETFHPDRMASRILGMGDLFALVEQAQHKVDLHAAQQLADKVRKGNFTLDDFKAQLSQMKNMGGLSSLLDKLPAQFQATNNPQKMNQAEGQVRRMEGMINAMTPLERRKPELLKASRKRRIATGSGVQVQELNRMLAQYDQMRTMMKKLKGGNLASMMRNLKGMLPGMR
- a CDS encoding proline--tRNA ligase, with translation MKASRFFIHTLKDAPADAEIVSHQLMLRAGMIRRIAGGIYTYMPLALRSVRKIEAIVREEMNRAGALELLMPAVQPAELWQESQRWAQYGPELLRLKDRHQRDFVIGPTHEEVITDIARKEIKSYRQMPVNFYQIQTKFRDEIRPRFGVMRGREFIMKDAYSFDPDNAGLERSYQKMYAAYERIFKRLGLVFRAVAADNGSIGGSGSHEFHVIAETGEDSIAYCPTSDYAANVEAADALPLIEQRAAPQESLTKVATPDAVKCENVAALLGVPLERTVKSIVLAIDAPTQAEANPPTANQNRAAALQIWLLLLRGDHTLNEVKLSKLPGATGYRLASESEIIECFGTTPGYLGPLGMQKPVKVLADRTVAMMSDFIVGANDAGFHLTGVNWGRDLPEPMVADLRNVVAGDPAPDGKGALAICRGIEVGHVFQLGTRYSQALGATYLDEAGKAQPLVMGCYGIGITRILGAAIEQNSDARGIIWPEAMAPFEVVICPIGYERSEAVRAAAQSLYARLFELGIDVILDDRGERPGVMFADWELIGVPHRLVISERSLKENQYEYQGRREAQSTLLDSLAAADIVAAKIQAALKD